A stretch of DNA from Micromonospora sp. NBC_01813:
GCACCCGCGCAGCAGCCCGGACCACCAGCTCAGCAGACACCCGCCAAGAAGGCGGTGGCGAAGAAGGCTGCCGCGAAGCGATCGCCGGCGAAGAAGGCCGCTCCGGCTGTGCCGAGTGTGCCGGCTGACTCGGCCGCTCCCGTCGAGGTCCCGCGTCAGACGCCGGCTCCGACCGAGGCACCGAGCCCGACGCCGGCTCCGGCTCCGGTCGAGGTGCCGCGTCAGACGTTGCGCCACCTGGTGACGCATGCCGCGTACGCCCCGGAGTTGTTGGCTCTTGCCGCCGTCGACCGGATCGGGCCGACGGCGCGCGACTGGGCGGCCAGGCTGCGCGACGACTACCCGGCGGCCAGCGACGACGCCCTGGCCCGGTTGGCGACCCGCCAGTTCACCCGGATCGCCGGGGCTGGCGCGGTGGCGTCCACCGTTGCCGGGCTGCTCGCCCCGGCTCTGGAGCTGGCGGCGGTCGGCTGGGCGCAGGCGGCGCTGACGCTGCACGTGTCGGCGGCGTACCGGCACGATCCGACCGATCGGCGGCGGGCGGCGGAGCTGCTGGTGCTAACCGGAGTCCACCCGGACGTCGAAGCGGCCCAGGTCGCGGTCGACGCGGCGGCGGACGAGGCTCGGCGCCCGGCGGGCGACGACGGTGACCCGCTACTCCGGTTCGCCGGTGGCGCACAGCGGGTGGTGATGGCGGTGGCCGGGCCGACCCGGGACAGCGGATGGGGTCTGCTGCGGCTGCCGGCCCGGCTGCTGCCGGGGGCACGGGCGCTGGTCGCCTACGGTGCGGACACGCTGCTGTTGGAGCGGCTCGCCGCGCGGGCGACCGCGCACTACCGGCCCGTCACAGCCAGCTGAACCACTCTCGGGGCAGCAGCGCGTAGCCGACGAAGGCGAAGACGTCCAGCAATGTGTGGGCGATGATCAACGGCATCACCCGACGGGTCCGCAGGAAGAACAGCGACAGCACCACGCCCATGATCACGTTGCCGACGAACGCACCGAAGCCCTGGTAGAGGTGGTAGGTGCCGCGCAGCAGGCAGCTGGTGGCGATGACCGCGCCGACCTGCCAGCCGAGTTGGCGCAGCCGGGTCATCAGGTAGCCGACCACGATCACCTCCTCCAGGATGGCGTTCTGCGCGGCGGCCAGGATCAGCACCGGGATCGTCCACCACAGGTCCGGTAGCGCGGCCGGCACCAGACTGGCGTTGACGCCGAGCATCGCCGCCGCCCAGAACAGTCCGATGCCCGGCAGCCCGATCGCGGCGGCCAGGGCGGCTCCCCATGCCACGTCGCGCAGCGGCGACCGCGCGTCCAGGCCGAGGCGGGCACGGGCGTCGGCGCGGTCGCGGTTGAGCAGGTGGATCGCCAGCAGCACCGGGACCAGCGCGAAGAAGATCCCGAGCAGTTGGTACGTCAGGTCCAGCCACGGCCGGGCCGACTGGGACGCGTTCATGGTTGCGGTCTGCTGGCCCAGCGGCCGGTCGGCGGTGAGCCGGGCCGTGATCGTGACCAGGGCGTAGATGGCCGACTGGCCGAGCGACACGCCCAGGACCAGCAGCACCTCCGAGCGCAACACCCGGGGAGCCAGCGGGGTGGTCGGGTCGGCGGGCCGTCCACCCACCGGTGGTGTCGCCGCAAGGTCAGCCGTCACCGGACCACTGTGCCCCAGCGGGTACGGCACGGCAACGTCGCACATTCAGTACGTCGCCACACTACGAAGAGTGTTCACCCTGAGACGTAGCGGTACGACGGCGGTGGCGACACGTTGACGGGGAAGGGCCCGATGAGCAATCTCGCACAACTGTTGAAGGAGAGCTGGGTCCTCGTCGAGGAGCAACGCGACGAGGTGGCGGGCTACTTCTACGCCCGGCTGTTCTACGACGATCCGGCCCTGCGTCAGCTCTTCCCGGTGCACATGGACACCCAGCGACGTTGCCTGGTCGAGGCGATCGTCACCGCCGTCGGCTCGATCGACGACCCGGAGCAGTTCGACGACTACCTGCAGGGGCTGGGCCGGGCCCACCGCAAGTTCCAGGTGCAACCTGCACACTATGCATCGTTCGGGGCGGCCCTGCTGGAAGCCCTGCGTACCGTCGCGGCCGACCAGTGGACCATCGAGTACGAGCAGGCCTGGAGCGACGCCCTCGAACTGCTCACCGGCAACCTGATCCTGGGAGCGCAGAACGACCCGAATCCCGCCTTCTGGCACGCCGAGGTGCTCAGCCACGAACGACGTGGCACCGACATCGCGGTGTTGACCTGCCGGCCGCTGCAGCATCCGCTGGAATACCAGGCTGGGCAGTACGTGAGTGTCGAAGCACCCCGGTACCAGCCACGGTTGTGGCGGACCTACTCGATCGCCAACGCGCCCCGGACGGACAACGTCCTGGAGTTCCACGTCCGCG
This window harbors:
- a CDS encoding globin domain-containing protein, which translates into the protein MSNLAQLLKESWVLVEEQRDEVAGYFYARLFYDDPALRQLFPVHMDTQRRCLVEAIVTAVGSIDDPEQFDDYLQGLGRAHRKFQVQPAHYASFGAALLEALRTVAADQWTIEYEQAWSDALELLTGNLILGAQNDPNPAFWHAEVLSHERRGTDIAVLTCRPLQHPLEYQAGQYVSVEAPRYQPRLWRTYSIANAPRTDNVLEFHVRAAGAGWVSSALVRRVRPGDLLRVAAPMGTMVLDRDSPRDIVCLAGGVGLAPVKALVDELTRFNRSRWVHVYFGGRTRDDLYDLAELNRLAAAYPWLNVVPCCADDPTWSGEHGEVSQVLARYGPWHEHDFFVSGSASMVRASLRTLAELDIPADRIRYDSFGEM
- a CDS encoding CPBP family intramembrane glutamic endopeptidase → MAPRVLRSEVLLVLGVSLGQSAIYALVTITARLTADRPLGQQTATMNASQSARPWLDLTYQLLGIFFALVPVLLAIHLLNRDRADARARLGLDARSPLRDVAWGAALAAAIGLPGIGLFWAAAMLGVNASLVPAALPDLWWTIPVLILAAAQNAILEEVIVVGYLMTRLRQLGWQVGAVIATSCLLRGTYHLYQGFGAFVGNVIMGVVLSLFFLRTRRVMPLIIAHTLLDVFAFVGYALLPREWFSWL